The Candidatus Denitrolinea symbiosum DNA window GAATGCGGAAACCCCGATGACCGAATCATCTTCCATCCACGAACAACTCAAATCCCTGCTCACCCGCGAAGGCGCGGACTTTCGCGTGGTGGAGCATGAAGCCGAAGGCCGCACGGAATTGATCGCCAAGATCCGCGGCAACCGCACGGAGCAGGCGGTGAAGTCCATTGTGGTGATGATCCGCTTCGGCAAGGACGCGCCGCGCTACGCGCTGGCTAACGTCCCTGGCGATTGCCGCGTGGACTTGAAAGCCATCCGCGACCTGTTCGGCGGGACGCAGTCCGCGTTTGCGCCGCGCGAAAAAGCCGAAGAGTTGACGGGCTGCGTCATCGGCTCGATTCCCCCGTTCTCGTTCAACGAGCAACTCGAAGTGTTAGCCGATCCGCTGATTCAGGAAAACGAGGAAGTGGTCTTCAACGCGGGGAGACTGGATCGGTCCATTTTTATGAAATGCGCGGATTATTTCCGCATCGCGAAGCCGAGGGTGGCGAAGATCGCGATGCGAGGGGAGACCGCATGAAATTCAACCTGCCCGCCCGACAGCCGTTCAATTTTCGTTCCGTCATCCAATCGCATGGCTGGGTGCAGCTCGCGCCGTACGGATACGACGAAGCGACGGGCGTTTTCGCCTACGTGGATCGGCTGTCTTCGGGACGGGTCGTCGAATATCGAATCTCGGAATCCACCGAGGGCGTCCAGGCGCAGACCGAGGCGTTGACCAAAAGCGAGTTGGCGGAGGCGAAGGAAAAAATCCGCTGGATGTTCGCGCTCGACGCGGACTTCTCCGCGTTCTACAAAGCCGCGCGCAAAGAGCCGAAACTGCGCCGCGCGGAAACGCTGGCGCGCGGACGCGTCCTCCGCTCGCCGACGCTTTTTGAAGATGTGGTCAAGACTATCCTGACGACGAACACGCTCTGGGGCGCGACGAAGCGCATGAACCTGAACCTCATCAACCTTTTCGGCGAGCCGTTTCCCGCGGACGGGACGCGGCGCGCCTTCCCGACTCCCCAGGCCATCGCCGCGTCCAACGCCGAGACGCTGCGCGAAAAAGTCCGCGTGGGCTATCGCGCCTCCGCCATCCACGAACTGGCTGCCAAAACCGCGTCGGGTCAACTGGATTTGGAAGCGCTGAAGCGCTCGTCCCTGCCCACCCTCGAACTTCGCAAAGAACTGCTGAAGATCAACGGGATCGGCCCCTACGCCGCGGCCAACCTCCTGCTCATCCTCGGACGCTCCGACTTCATCCCGATCGACTCGTGGGCGCTGAAACTCGTCTCGCACGAGTGGCACGACGGCGAACCCGTCACCGCGAAGGACGTGGAGCGGCGCTTCGAGAAATGGGGCGAGTTCAAGGGCTTCGCGTACTGGTTTTGGGATTGGAAGTACGAAGCGTGAGCGACTCCCCCTCCGCGCGGCGTTACTCCTCGATGATCAGCCTCGTCTGGTTCTCGTAAAAGAAATAATCCCACGCCCAGTTGAACATCACCGCCAGGCGGTTGCGGAAGCCGATGATGCGGTAGATGTGCAAAACCACCCAGATCAGCCAGGCGAGGAATCCGCTGAACGACAGCCCGTAAATTCGCGCCACAGCCGCGTTCCGCCCGACGGTGGCGAGCATGCCCGGATCTTTGTAACGGAACGGACGCGCCTCGCCTCCCGCGGCCAGACGGCGGATACTGTCCGCCGCGGCTTTTCCCTGCTGGATGGCGACCGTGGACAACATCGGGAGCGGACTCCCGTCCGCGTCCGCGAGGAAGGCCGCGTCCCCGACGACGAAAGCCTCGGGATGGCGCGCCAGCTGCAAGGTCGGTTCGACGCGGATTCGTCCCGCGGAGGCCTGCTCCACGCCGAGGCGGTCCGCGAGTTCGGCGGCTTTGACTCCCGCCGTCCAGATCAACGTCTGCGACTCGATCTGCGTCCCGTCGCCGAGCGTCACGCGTTGACCGTCGTAATCGTCCATGCGCGTGTTCAGCAAAATTTCCACGTGCTTCTTTTGCAGGAGACGGTGCGCGGCGCGGCATAGTTCGTCGGGGTAGGCGCCGAGGAGGGCGGGACCCGCCTCGAGCAGGACGACCCGCGCCTCGTTCAGGTTGAGGCGGGGGAAGTCTTTCACCATCACATGCTCGATCAACTCGGCCAGCGCGCCCGCGGTCTCCACGCCCGTCGGTCCGCCGCCCACGATGACGAAGGTCAGCATGGCGGCGCGCTTTTCGGCGTCGCCTTCGTGACTGGCTCTCTCGAACAGCGAGAGCAGGTGGTTGCGCGTGCGTCTCGCCGAGGGGATGTCTTTGAGCTGGAAGCCCCGCTCTTCGAGCGCGTCGTGGCCGAAGAAATTCGTCCGCCCGCCGACCGCGAGGACGAGGTAATCATAGGCGATGATCGAGCCGTCGAGTTTGACGAAGCGCTGGTCAAAATTGATCTCGGTCACTTCGCCCATTTGGAACGTGAAATTTTTCTGATGGCGGAAAATGGTGCGGACGGGCTGCGCGATCTGCGAGGGGAGCAAGCCCGCGATGGCGACTTGATAGAGAAGCGGCTGGAAGAGGTGATGGTTGCGCCTGTCAATCAGCGTGACGCGCACGGGGACTTTCGCCAGGCAGCGCGCGGCTTCCAACCCCGCAAATCCCGCGCCGATGATGAGGACGTGCGGAACGACGTTCATAGCAGCCAGAAGCGGAAGCGCGTGAATCCCTCCCAGGCGAGATCGAACGGAATCCCCAGCCAGTACGCGATCCAATACACCTGCGACCAAAACAACTGATTGACGATGGGGATATTCCACAGCGCGAGGAACACCGCCAGCATGATGAACGTCCGCACCGAGTCGATCCATTGGCGCGTCCCGTGGGAGAGGTATGGCTCGATGATGCCGTAGCCGTCGAAGGGCGGGAGCGGGATCAGGTTCAGGATGAGCGCCGAGATTTGCAGCAGCGCCAGGAACGCGATCCCGGGCCAGGGGCTGTTCTTGTCCATCATGCTCGACGCGGGCGCGAAAGCCAGGACGACTCCCAGCACGATTGCCACCAGCAGGTTCGCCAGCGGCCCCGCCAGCGAGACGAGGCTCTGCCAGCCGCGGCTTTTCAACCGCCAGGTCTCGATGTAGACCGCGCCGCCGGGCAGGCCGATCCCGCCCATCAGCAGAAAGACCACAGGCAGGACAATCGAAAAAATCGGGTGCGTGTATTTCAGCGGGTTGAAGGTGAGATAGCCCTTGTCCTTCACGGTGGTGTCGCCGCCGAAGTAAGCCGTCAGCGCGTGAGAGAATTCATGCAGGCAGAGGGAGAAAATCCAACCGATGAGAACGATGGCGAAAGTCATTACCCAACTCCGCAGGGAAAGTTTATTTTGAAAGCGTCGCTTCGATGGAACTCACAAACCGATCCGCGGAAACCAAAATCTCCCGCGCTTTGACGTCGTCTATTTTCGCGGAAACATCGCGATAATCGCCTTCCTGCCGCGCTTCGAACGCGTCGCGCAGGATCTTCCCCATTTCTTTTGGCAGGATTCCTGTCTTAATGAAAGCGCGGTTGAAAGCCGCAATGACGCCCTTGTGCTTGGAAGTATCCACGTTCTCGTCGAGCGTCCCGATCAACGCCATGGTTGCATAGAAGATCGCATAGTAAGCCCGATTGACCACGCTGGCCGGCGTGCCGCTCTGCTCGAACAACACATGCGCGTCGCGCAAGGTGTTTTTGGCTTGATCCAGCCTGTACCGGACCAAAGCGGCCTTATCGAAAGCAGGCGGCTTCACACCGCGATCCCTTCTTTTTCCACGTTTCGATAAAATGGCAAAATGGCGTAATAATCCATTTCCTGTTTTGTCGTAACAAATGTGGAAATGAACTTGTCCGCCTCGAAGCCGACCTCCCACGCGATGTCGGAAACCAACCTGCTCGTCGCCGCGTTGACCTCCGGCAGGATCACCAGCAGGTCAATATCCGAGTCTCCCGTCGCGTCGCCGCGCGCCTGCGAGCCAAACATGACCACTTTCACGGGTTGGCCGAGCGCGTCTGAAATCCGTCTGCGGACTTCAGCGGCAAGTTTCATGGCGCGGGCTCGCGGGCGAAGTTTCTTCATGCCGTAATTATAACCCTCTAATCTTCATATCCATTCGGATGCGACTGGTGCCACTCCCACGCGCTGGAGAGGATGTCGCGCAGGTCGTCGTGCGCGGGACTCCATCCCAACTCGCGGCGGATCTTCCCGGACGAGGCCACCAGCCGCGCGGGATCTCCCTCCCGCCGCGGCGATTCGATCGCCGGGATGGCGCGTCCCGTCACCGAGCGCGCAGTCTCGATGACCTCGCGCACCGAGTAGCCGCGTCCGCTCCCGACGTTGTAGACCAGCCGGTCGCGTTCCGCCAGCGCGTCGAGCGCCAGCAGGTGCGCCGAGACCAGATCCGCAATGTGGATGTAGTCGCGGATGCAGGTGCCGTCGGGCGTCGGGTAATCCGTCCCGTTGATGTTGATCGAATCCAACCTGCCGAGCGGCACGCTCAACACCCGCGGGATGAGATGCGATTCGGGCTGGTGCGCCTCGCCGTGTCCGTGACGCGCGCCGCAGGCGTTGAAATATCTCAGCGCCGCGAAGTGCAGTCCATGAATTTTCCGATACCATTCCAAAGCCTGCTCGATCATCAACTTCGTCTGCCCGTAGACGTTGGTCGGTCCGAGCGGCGACTCCTCCGTCAACGGTTCGTCGCTCGATTGATACACCGCCGCCGTGGACGAAAGCACGAAGCGAGTCACTTTGGCTTTCACCGCGGCTTCGATCAAATGCAGGGAATTGATCAAATTATTCTGAAAAAACTTGCCGGGATCCTTCATCGACTCGCCCGCCTCGATGGACGCGGCGAAGTGCATCACCGCGTCAAAAATGCCTTCTTTTAGTACGGCAGACAAAGTATCTGCGTCTTTCAAGTCCGCCTCGATGAACTCCGCGCCCTCCGGGACCGCGGCGCGGTGTCCGCTGACCAGCGAATCGTACACGACCACGGAGTGTCCCGCTTTGAGCAGCGCTTCCGCGGTCGCCGAGCCGATGTAGCCCGCTCCGCCTGTGACGAAAATATTCATTCATTCTCCTGAAGAGACCGCGACGGTCTACCGTCCGACGTCCACGGTCGGGAATTTTTTGTGCCAATCTGTGACTTGCTGGTACGCGTGCGCGGCGCGCAGGATCGCGTCTTCGCGGAAGCGCGGGCCGAGCAACTGCATCCCGACCGGCAAACCCAGCGAATCGAATCCAACGGGAAAAGCGATCCCTGGAATCCCCGCGATGTTGGCGGGCAGGGTGAACGCGTCTTCGAGATACATCGCCAGCGGGTCGTCCGCGTGCGCGCCGGCCGCGAACGCGGTCGAGGGAGTCGTTGGGGCGGCGATCACGTCCACGTTGGAGAAGGCCGCTTCAAAGTCGCGCGCGAGCAGCGTGCGCGCTTTCTGCGCCTGTCCGTAGTAGGCCTCGTAATATCCCGCCGAGAGCGCGTAGGTCCCGAGCATGATCCGCCGCGTGACCTCCTCGCCGAAGTTTTCGCCGCGCGTCTTGAAGAACACGTCCCACATCGAATCCGCGCGGGCGCGCGGGCCGTAGCGGACGCCGTCGAAGCGCGCCAGGTTCGCGGAAGCTTCCGCGGGCGCGAGGATGTAGTAGACGGGCAGCGCGTACTCGGTGTGCGGCAGGCTGATCTCGACGATTTCCGCGCCGAGCGACTTCATCTGCCCGATGGCCTGCCGCGTCTTCTCCTCGACTTCGGGCTGGATGCCGCCGACGAAGTATTCCTTCGGGACGCCGACGCGCAGGCCGCGCATCCCGCCGCCGACCGACGCGTCGAACTTGGCCGCGTCCGCCGAGGTCGCGTCGAGCGGATCGCGTCCCGCCATCGCGGAGAGGACCAGGGCCGCGTCTTCGGCCGTCCGCGCCAGGACGCCGACGGTGTCGAACGAGGAGCCGTACGCGACGAGGCCGTAGCGCGAGACGCGGCCGTAGGTGGTCTTGAGGCCGGTCACGCCGCAAAACGAAGCCGGCTGGCGGACGGAGCCGCCCGTGTCGGTGCCGAGCGCGGCAGGGACGATGCGCGCGGCCACCGCGGCCGCGCTCCCTCCCGACGAGCCGCCGGGGACGCGGGAGAGGTCCCACGGATTCATCGTCCGTCCGTAGGCGGAATTTTCGGTGGACGAGCCCATCGCGAACTCGTCGGTGTTGGTCTTGCCGATGACGATGGCGCCCGCGTCCTGTAGTTTTTTCACCGAGGTGGCCGTGTACGGCGGGACGAATCCTTCGAGGATTTTCGAGCCAGCCGTGCAGGGCATCCCTTCCACGGCGAGGACGTCTTTGACGGCGATGGGAATGCCGCGTAATGGATGATCGGTAGTTGATAATTGGTCGGCTTTATCCGCCTGCGCGAGGGCGCGCTCCGCGTCCACGTGGAGAAAGGCGTGGAGAGAGGGGTCGAGCCGCGCGGCCTCGTCCAACGCGGCCTGGACGAGTTCGCGGCTGGAAAATTCGCCGCGCTCGAGGCCGGTCTTCATTTGCGCGAGGGTGAGGGAGGAGAGGGAGGACATGAGGACGGGAGACGGGAGACGGGGGACAGGGTGACGGGAGACGGAGGGCGGGGGACGGAGGCGGAGGGCAGAGGACGGGAGACGGGGGACGGGCCGGTCCTCCGTCTCCGGTCCTCCGTCTTATTCAAACACCGGCGGGACCTTGAACTGGCCGCCTTCCGTCTCGGGGGCGTTGGCGAGCAGGGAATCGAGCGAGAGGCCCGGGCGGGGTTCGTCGGGGCGGAGGGGCGTCTCGGACAGCGCCGCGCCCTCCGTCGGAGGGACGTCGCGGGTGTCCAGCGCTTGCAGGCGGGCGATGTGGTCGAGGATCGTCGAGAGTTGGACGCGGTAACGTTCCTTCTGCTCGTCGGTCAATTCGAGACGCGCCAGCCGCGCGATGTGTTCCACTTCTTGAAGGGTGAGGGACATGGCGAGATTATATCAGGGCTGGGCCCATCCCGCCGCGTACCAGCGGAGGTACTCGCTCACGTGGGCAGACCAGTAGGCCTCGTCGTGCGCGCCGTTGTTGAGCCGCCATTCGTGCGGGACGCCGAGTTGGGTGAGCAGGCGTTCCACCTGGAGGTTGAAGTCGCGCTCGCGGTCGTTGTCGCCCATGTCCATGTAGATGCGCGGCCAGAGGCCGGGGGGCATTTCCCGAAACCAGCGCGCGTACGCGGCGCGGTCGCTGGAAAGAACCGCGAGGGAGTGCAGGCCGAGCGCGCCGAACTGTTCGGGATGGGTGAAGCCAATCTCGAAAGCCCAGCCTGCGCCGCGCGAGAGTCCGCCGATGGCGCGGTGGCTGCGGTCGGGAAGGACGCGGAAGTTGGCGTCAATGTAAGGAAGGACGTTGTTCAGCAGGTATTGCCCAAAGCGGAGTCCCTGCTGGATGTTCCAGTAGCGGTCTTCGGGAAAGACCATGATGAAGGGCGCGGCCTGTCCGCTATGGATGAGCGCGTCCGCGGCTTCGGGCGCGCCGATGCGCGTCCACTGATCGGCGGTGAACGTCTGCCCGTGGAGGAGATAGAGGACGGGGTAACGCCGGTCGGGGAACTCGTCGTAGCAGGGAGGCAGATAGACGATGTACGCGATGGGACGCTCCGCCGTGGCAACTTCGCCTTTTACCAGCTTGCCCGGCGCGCTGAGACATCCCAGCGGCGTGACGGTGGGCGTGGAGGTCGGCGGAGGGACCGGCGTGAGGGTGGGCGCGACGGCGGCGGTGAAGGTCGGCGCGGCGGGAGGGGCCGGGGGCGGCGGTTCGGAGGCGGAACAGGCCGAAAGTCCAAAAAGAAGCAAAAGGATGAGAGAAAGTCGAGTCGCTTGGCGGTTAAACATCCCACGCATTATATAATACCCACGGTCAAAAATTGTGATTCCGCCCTTTAAAAAACACAATTTTTGACCGAGTGCGGTATACTCATTGTGCTCGGGGTGTGGCGCAGTTGGCAGCGCACCGCGTTTGGGACGCGGGGGTCGTCGGTTCAAGTCCGACCACCCCGACAAAAAAGCCGACGACTCACGGTCGTCGGTTTTCCCATTCAGGGAATGGCACGCGTCCGACCACCCCAACTCTGTACCGCAAGATTAATCTTGCGGTACTTGTGTTAAAATACGGACGGAGGCGAACATGGCAGATAAAAAATTCGACGGTGTGATCGAAGCGGCGCGGTACTCGCGTCGAGGGCAGATTGAGTTCGTGCGCGCTTACGAACGGCGCGGCCCGACATTTTCCGACTGCATCCTGCTCGACCGAAAAACGCTGCTCGAACGCCTGAAAGCCAAAAGACGATTCGTAACCGGGACGCGCCGCGAGTTTTGGGGCGGTACTTTCGACCGCGGCCGCGATGTCCGCCTGACCGCCCGCGACGGGCGCGAATTCATCTCCACCCGCGCCGACGCGGCCGAAGACGCGCTCGAAGGCGTGCCGGTGATCTAGCGCTGCATCCCGCCATGAAAATCATAGACCAGACTCCCCTCTTGGACGCGAACGGCCAGCTCAGCCTGGTCAACCGTCTGCAAGGCATGTGGAAATACGGCTTTTCATGGCCGACCAGCCTGCAGGCCCAACAGATCGTCATCGCGCAGCTGAACAAAATGATCGAAAAGGGCTACACCCTTTTCCGCAACCAGCAGTTGGGCGCCAGCGAGATCGTCCTGCCGCTCATCCTCGTCGGACCGGCCGGCGTCTATGTATTGGAAGCCACCCTGCTGAAAGGGTTCTACCAGGCCCGCGGCGACGAGTGGGGAACCCTGACCAACGAAGTCTTCCAACCCGCGTCCGTGAATTTGGTCCAGCGCGCAGCGCGCATGGCGAAAATTCTGGAGGTCTTCTTCCAGCGGCAGGGCGCGAAACTGGCCGCGCCAATCGAGCCCGTGCTGGTGTCCGCCAACCCCGGAATGCAGGTCGACTCCGTCCGCCCGATCGTTCGCGTGGTGCGAAGCGACGCCATTGACCGCTTCGCCGCCGGCCTGCTCACCGCCCCCCCGATCTACACCGTCACCCAGGTATCAGACCTCGTGGACCGCATCCAATCCCCGCGCTCCCGGCAGTCAGCCGCCCAGCCTGAGCCGCAGGAGGAAAGCCCTCGCGAAAAAACTCCCTTCCCCGAAGTGGAAGCCTCGCGCATGCAGTCCATCCTCAACTCCCCGCAGAGCGACGCGTTGATCGAGAAAGCGAACGCCGCCGACCTGGACTTCGCGTTCGAAGAAGAACCGTCGCCCACCGTCCTCGTGCGCGGCCCGGGCGAACCGTCCCAGCCTGAACGTCCCGCCGCGAAACCCGCCAGGCGCCGCGTCCTCGGCATGACCGTCGTACAGCTCCTCATCCTGGCCGGTATCTTCTTGTGCTGGCTGGCCGTCATGGCGGCCGGCTTCTACCTCATTATCCTTCCGCAACTTTGAACCCGCCCTTCCTATCCATCGTCATCCCCGCGCGCAACGAAGAGACGCGTCTGCCCCACGCCCTGGAGCAGACGCTTGCTTTTCTCCAAACGCAAAACTTCGCTTCCGAGATCCTCGTGGTCGAAAACGGAAGCGGCGACCGCACCTTCGAGATCGCGCAGGACTTCGCGCGGCGCCATCCCAACCTGCGCGTCATCCGCGAGGAGCAGCCCGGCAAGGGACGCGCCGTCCGCCGCGGCATGTTGGAGGCGGCCGGCGCGTACCGCTTCATGTGCGACGCCGACCTGTCCATGTCCATCGAACAGGTCAGCCGCTTCCTCCCACCCGAGTCGCAGGCCGACATCGCCATCGCCTCCCGCGAGGCCAAAGGCGCCTCGCGCGAAGACGAGCCGCTCTACCGTCACCTCGGCGGGCGCGTCGTCAACCTCGTCATCCGCCTGCTCATCCTGCCCGGCCTCAACGACACCCAATGCGGCTTCAAATGCTTCACCGCCGAAGCCGCCGCGCAACTCTTCCGCCGCCAAACCCTGCCCGGCTGGTCCTTCGACATCGAAATCCTCTACCTTGCCCGCCGCCTCGGTTTCACCGTCCGCGAAATCCCCATCCGCTGGCGCTTCAGCCCTGAGACGAAACTGAGCGCCGTGCAAGACGCCCTGCGGATGACGCGCGACATCTTCCGCATCCGCCGCAACGCGCGCCGCGGCATCTATGAACTCCCCTGACCTGCGACTCGAAAAACGACTCTGGCGCGGCGGCTTCGCCCTCCTCGCAGGGATGGACGAAGCCGGGCGCGGCGCCCTGGCGGGACCCGTCGTCGTCGGCGCGGTCGTCCTCCCCGACCGCCCGCGTCTCTCCTCGACCCTGCGCGGGGCGCGTGACTCCAAGCAGATGCCTCCCCTCGCGCGTGACCGCGCCGCCGCGCGCATCAAAGAGACCGCCCTAGCCTGGTCGCTTGGCTCCGCCGAAGCGGACGAAATCGACTCCCTCGGCATCTCCGCCGCGACGCGTCTCGCGGCCGAACGCGCCCTCGCCACGCTGTCCCTCGTCCCCGATCATCTCCTCACCGACTTCCGCCTGAATCCCGACACGGATATTCCCCTCACCTCCCTCGTCAAAGGCGACCAGAAATCCCTGACAATCGCCTGCGCGTCCATCCTTGCCAAAACCGCCCGCGACGCGTGGATGCGTGGACTCGACGCGCAGTATCCCGGCTACGGGTTGGCAAGGCACAAGGGATATGGGACGATGAGTCACCGCGTGGCGATCGAGCGGCTGGGTTATTCCCCCATCCATCGAAAGTCGTTCAAATTTCATTAAAAAAGACCGCGAAGGTGAACTTGCTTGCGAAGTTTGAAAACTTCGCGCCCTTCGCGGCCTTTGCGATTTAAAAACAGCCTGCTAATACGGCTCCTTCAACAACTCTTCCAGGACTGCTTTCGAACCCGCCTCCACCGCCGCGTGTTGACTGTCGCCGTGCGCGTCCATCGTCACCACCACGGGGAAATCCTTAACCTCGATGACCCACAGCGCTTCGGGAGTGCCGAATTCCAGTTTGTAGACTCCCAGCACCTTCTTCACCGATTGGGCAATGTACGAGGCCGCGCCGCCGATGGCGTGGAAATAGACTCCGGGCGTTTCCTGACAGCCTTTGAGCGTCTTCGCGCCCATCCCGCCTTTGCCGATCACGCCCTTGAGATTGAAATGTTTCATCACCTCGGCCTGATACGGCTCCTCGCGGATGGAGGTCGTCGGTCCCGCCGCGACGAAATGATATTCGCCGTTCTCGTCCTTTGAAACCACCGGGCCGCAGTGATAGATGACGCTTCCGTCGAGGAGTTTCTTCAACTCCGCGTAGACTTTCTCATCCTCGCCCTGCGGCGCGCGAGTCTTGCGGATGAAAGTCTCGATCATCCATTTGTGAGCCGCGTCGCGGCCGGTGACCATGACGCCCGTCAACAGGACGGGTTCGCCGACCTTCAAACTGCGGATCGTTTCATCGCTGATGGGTATGGTTATCTCGCGCATGATTCCTCCAGGCAGACGGTGGACGGTAGACCGTTCTCACCGTCCACCGTCTCCCGTCCACGGTCGTGTTTAATCGTAAACAACTTCCTCGCCACTCACGATCATCTTGCGGCGGCGATACGCCCAGCACATGTACGACACCGAGACGAAGTACGAAGCAGGCAAACGGCTCAGGCCGACGATCTTCGTGTCAATGACCGTCGTCTTTCCGCCGAAACCCATCGGGCCGATGCCCATCCGATTGGCCTCCTCGGTGAGACGTTCCTCGAGTTCCGCCAGTTCGGGGTCCGCGTTGCGCGTGCCGATCTTGTCGTACAACACTTTCTTCGATTTGATGTACGATGTGCCGCGGTCGCCGCCGATAGCCACGCCGAGAATCCCCGGCGCGCACCCCTGTCCCTGCGCCTTCTGCGCCGCGTCGAGGACGACTTTGCGGACGCCCGCGAGGTCGCGTCCCGCGCCGAGGGAGTTGTCGGGAAGCGAGTATTGGCGTCCGACGTTTTCGCATCCGCCGCCTTTCAGCATCAACTCGATGACGAGCGGCTGGTCGGCGTCCACTTCCTCGAAATGGATGGAGGGGAAGTCGTCGCCGCCGAGGTTGTTCCCGCTGTTTCGGTCGTAGACCGCGTCCACCGCGTTCGGACGCATGTACGCTTTCTTCGTCGCCTCGGCCAGCGCGCTGCGGATCTGTTCCGTCAACTTGCGCGTGCTCCAGCCTTCAGGATAGCGGACGTAAAAAATGGGCGTGCCCGTGTCCTGGCAGATGGGCGTGGAGTTTTGGCGCGAGAGTTCCACGTTCTTTATGATGGTCTCCATCGCGCCGCGCGCCGCCGAGCCGGGCGCTTCCTTTTCGACAGCCGCGCGCAGGCGATCCTCCACGTCCTTCGGCAGACTGGACGAGACGCGGCGGATCAGTTCCACAATTTCGTTAGTCAAATCTTTCATGGGAGTCTCCGTTGTTCGAACCTTCGTCTGGATGATACTCCAAAACGCGGAGTTGGGAGATGGAAAAAAGTGAACCGGAGAAGGAATTGCCTTATAATCAAGCCATCATCCTCGCAGTGGGATTTGCGCCACGACAGAATATCCCCATTTGAAAAAAGAAAGAAATAGGAAAAAAACCATGAAACGGTTGCTATTGAGCATTTTTTTCATCATCTTCCTTGCCGCTTGTTCGCCTGTGGTCACGTCTGCAC harbors:
- a CDS encoding fumarate hydrolyase, producing the protein MREITIPISDETIRSLKVGEPVLLTGVMVTGRDAAHKWMIETFIRKTRAPQGEDEKVYAELKKLLDGSVIYHCGPVVSKDENGEYHFVAAGPTTSIREEPYQAEVMKHFNLKGVIGKGGMGAKTLKGCQETPGVYFHAIGGAASYIAQSVKKVLGVYKLEFGTPEALWVIEVKDFPVVVTMDAHGDSQHAAVEAGSKAVLEELLKEPY
- a CDS encoding FAD-dependent oxidoreductase; translated protein: MNVVPHVLIIGAGFAGLEAARCLAKVPVRVTLIDRRNHHLFQPLLYQVAIAGLLPSQIAQPVRTIFRHQKNFTFQMGEVTEINFDQRFVKLDGSIIAYDYLVLAVGGRTNFFGHDALEERGFQLKDIPSARRTRNHLLSLFERASHEGDAEKRAAMLTFVIVGGGPTGVETAGALAELIEHVMVKDFPRLNLNEARVVLLEAGPALLGAYPDELCRAAHRLLQKKHVEILLNTRMDDYDGQRVTLGDGTQIESQTLIWTAGVKAAELADRLGVEQASAGRIRVEPTLQLARHPEAFVVGDAAFLADADGSPLPMLSTVAIQQGKAAADSIRRLAAGGEARPFRYKDPGMLATVGRNAAVARIYGLSFSGFLAWLIWVVLHIYRIIGFRNRLAVMFNWAWDYFFYENQTRLIIEE
- a CDS encoding nucleotidyltransferase, whose translation is MKKLRPRARAMKLAAEVRRRISDALGQPVKVVMFGSQARGDATGDSDIDLLVILPEVNAATSRLVSDIAWEVGFEADKFISTFVTTKQEMDYYAILPFYRNVEKEGIAV
- a CDS encoding ribonuclease HII; the protein is MNSPDLRLEKRLWRGGFALLAGMDEAGRGALAGPVVVGAVVLPDRPRLSSTLRGARDSKQMPPLARDRAAARIKETALAWSLGSAEADEIDSLGISAATRLAAERALATLSLVPDHLLTDFRLNPDTDIPLTSLVKGDQKSLTIACASILAKTARDAWMRGLDAQYPGYGLARHKGYGTMSHRVAIERLGYSPIHRKSFKFH
- a CDS encoding Asp-tRNA(Asn)/Glu-tRNA(Gln) amidotransferase GatCAB subunit A — protein: MSSLSSLTLAQMKTGLERGEFSSRELVQAALDEAARLDPSLHAFLHVDAERALAQADKADQLSTTDHPLRGIPIAVKDVLAVEGMPCTAGSKILEGFVPPYTATSVKKLQDAGAIVIGKTNTDEFAMGSSTENSAYGRTMNPWDLSRVPGGSSGGSAAAVAARIVPAALGTDTGGSVRQPASFCGVTGLKTTYGRVSRYGLVAYGSSFDTVGVLARTAEDAALVLSAMAGRDPLDATSADAAKFDASVGGGMRGLRVGVPKEYFVGGIQPEVEEKTRQAIGQMKSLGAEIVEISLPHTEYALPVYYILAPAEASANLARFDGVRYGPRARADSMWDVFFKTRGENFGEEVTRRIMLGTYALSAGYYEAYYGQAQKARTLLARDFEAAFSNVDVIAAPTTPSTAFAAGAHADDPLAMYLEDAFTLPANIAGIPGIAFPVGFDSLGLPVGMQLLGPRFREDAILRAAHAYQQVTDWHKKFPTVDVGR
- a CDS encoding glycosyl transferase, giving the protein MNPPFLSIVIPARNEETRLPHALEQTLAFLQTQNFASEILVVENGSGDRTFEIAQDFARRHPNLRVIREEQPGKGRAVRRGMLEAAGAYRFMCDADLSMSIEQVSRFLPPESQADIAIASREAKGASREDEPLYRHLGGRVVNLVIRLLILPGLNDTQCGFKCFTAEAAAQLFRRQTLPGWSFDIEILYLARRLGFTVREIPIRWRFSPETKLSAVQDALRMTRDIFRIRRNARRGIYELP
- a CDS encoding UDP-glucose 4-epimerase GalE, with translation MNIFVTGGAGYIGSATAEALLKAGHSVVVYDSLVSGHRAAVPEGAEFIEADLKDADTLSAVLKEGIFDAVMHFAASIEAGESMKDPGKFFQNNLINSLHLIEAAVKAKVTRFVLSSTAAVYQSSDEPLTEESPLGPTNVYGQTKLMIEQALEWYRKIHGLHFAALRYFNACGARHGHGEAHQPESHLIPRVLSVPLGRLDSININGTDYPTPDGTCIRDYIHIADLVSAHLLALDALAERDRLVYNVGSGRGYSVREVIETARSVTGRAIPAIESPRREGDPARLVASSGKIRRELGWSPAHDDLRDILSSAWEWHQSHPNGYED
- a CDS encoding fumarate hydratase, whose translation is MKDLTNEIVELIRRVSSSLPKDVEDRLRAAVEKEAPGSAARGAMETIIKNVELSRQNSTPICQDTGTPIFYVRYPEGWSTRKLTEQIRSALAEATKKAYMRPNAVDAVYDRNSGNNLGGDDFPSIHFEEVDADQPLVIELMLKGGGCENVGRQYSLPDNSLGAGRDLAGVRKVVLDAAQKAQGQGCAPGILGVAIGGDRGTSYIKSKKVLYDKIGTRNADPELAELEERLTEEANRMGIGPMGFGGKTTVIDTKIVGLSRLPASYFVSVSYMCWAYRRRKMIVSGEEVVYD
- a CDS encoding Asp-tRNA(Asn)/Glu-tRNA(Gln) amidotransferase GatCAB subunit C, with product MSLTLQEVEHIARLARLELTDEQKERYRVQLSTILDHIARLQALDTRDVPPTEGAALSETPLRPDEPRPGLSLDSLLANAPETEGGQFKVPPVFE